One Thermus sp. CCB_US3_UF1 DNA window includes the following coding sequences:
- a CDS encoding restriction endonuclease subunit S, whose amino-acid sequence MRCTNPDTLPDGYRMTELGPLPEEWQVVRLGEVGKVITGRTPPTSQARFWNGHIPFITPVDLQGKPIRHSERSITEEGLQHAKPLPRGAVLVSCIGYIGKIGIVEAELATTNQQINAVIPFGCDNWFLAYALMHETDVLRSRARMTTVPILHKSNFENIPIPFPPLTEQRAIAHVLRTVQAAKEAGERVVEALRALKKSLMRHLFTYGPVPIDAAEHVPLRDTELGPLPAHWQVVRLGEVAEVKYGRAKPKAEGEIPVIGSGGIYGWADAPLVEFPTLVIGRKGTAGQVWLVEQACWPSDTTYYLIWKKPVDVWFVFGFVSLNPLSGEHARTTLPSLKRHDLENYLIPLPPLPEQREIARMLQAVDQRIQAEEAHVHALEALFRTLLHELMTARRRLPAEFIAKFASHGDQTLRAATPTIEERSL is encoded by the coding sequence ATGAGGTGCACGAACCCGGATACCCTGCCCGATGGCTACCGCATGACCGAACTCGGCCCATTGCCGGAGGAGTGGCAAGTGGTACGGTTGGGGGAGGTGGGGAAGGTTATAACAGGTCGCACTCCACCCACTTCACAGGCTAGATTTTGGAACGGCCATATTCCGTTCATCACACCTGTTGACCTTCAAGGAAAGCCAATCAGACATTCGGAGAGATCCATCACAGAAGAGGGTCTTCAGCATGCAAAGCCCCTACCAAGGGGTGCAGTTCTGGTGAGCTGCATTGGTTACATAGGCAAAATTGGTATCGTAGAGGCTGAACTTGCTACTACGAACCAACAAATCAACGCCGTTATTCCCTTCGGTTGCGACAACTGGTTTCTTGCTTACGCTCTGATGCATGAAACCGATGTGTTGAGAAGCAGAGCAAGAATGACAACCGTTCCAATCCTGCATAAGTCAAACTTTGAGAATATTCCTATCCCCTTCCCCCCTCTCACCGAGCAGCGGGCGATTGCGCATGTGCTGCGGACGGTGCAAGCCGCTAAGGAGGCGGGCGAGCGCGTCGTGGAGGCGCTACGGGCGCTGAAAAAAAGCCTCATGCGCCACCTGTTCACGTATGGACCGGTGCCCATCGATGCTGCCGAGCACGTGCCCCTACGCGACACCGAACTCGGTCCCCTCCCCGCCCACTGGCAGGTGGTGAGGCTGGGGGAGGTGGCAGAAGTCAAATACGGCAGGGCAAAACCAAAAGCTGAAGGTGAGATTCCAGTTATCGGCTCAGGTGGTATCTACGGCTGGGCAGATGCACCTCTTGTGGAATTCCCGACGCTTGTCATCGGAAGAAAAGGAACAGCAGGTCAAGTTTGGCTGGTTGAACAAGCTTGTTGGCCTTCAGACACGACTTACTATTTGATTTGGAAAAAACCAGTTGATGTGTGGTTTGTTTTTGGATTTGTAAGTCTCAACCCTTTGTCTGGGGAACATGCCAGGACTACACTCCCCAGCCTTAAGCGGCATGATCTGGAAAATTACCTAATCCCTCTTCCACCCCTCCCCGAGCAGCGGGAGATTGCGCGCATGCTGCAGGCGGTGGATCAGCGCATCCAGGCGGAGGAGGCGCACGTGCACGCGCTGGAGGCGCTCTTCCGCACGCTCCTGCACGAGCTGATGACCGCTCGACGCCGGCTACCAGCTGAGTTTATTGCTAAGTTTGCCAGCCATGGCGATCAAACGCTGCGCGCAGCAACCCCTACCATAGAGGAGCGTTCGCTATGA
- a CDS encoding type I restriction-modification system subunit M, whose amino-acid sequence MDLTTLENWLWEAACAIRGPVDAPKFKDYILPLIFLKRLSDVFEDELRSLAVEFGGIDVAQNLVEQERAHGKVTLVRFYIPENARWETVRRQTSHLGEYLTDAVRALARENPVLAGVIDIVDFNATAAGQRIVPDEYLARLINVLSRYRLGLGDVEPDILGRAYEYLLRKFAEDQGQSAGEFYTPREVGVLMARLLEPEPGMMVYDPTCGSGGLLIKCHLRLLERFGKQENGRLKLPTNIAPLHVFGQEINPATFAIARMNAVIHDIQADIRIGDTMRQPAFKGQGGGLQTFDLVVANPMWNQKFPQELYKNDPYNRFCYGAPPSSSADWGWLQHMLASLNERGRMAVVLDTGAVSRGSGNQGSNRERDIRKAFVEADLIEAVILLPENLFYNTTAPGVIIVVNRRKRYPGQILLINASQLFAKGRPKNYLTEEHIETIASIYHAWGDPAGANRDAPLHAIITREEAARNDYNLSPSRYVSISGSEEVLPLEEALVRLEEAEEERAEAERALQAVLQQLGLR is encoded by the coding sequence ATGGATCTAACAACCCTAGAGAACTGGTTATGGGAGGCTGCCTGCGCTATCCGCGGTCCTGTGGACGCGCCCAAGTTCAAAGACTATATTCTGCCTTTGATCTTCCTCAAGCGTCTATCGGACGTCTTTGAAGATGAGCTGCGCAGCCTCGCCGTGGAGTTTGGTGGCATAGACGTGGCGCAGAACCTTGTGGAACAAGAACGTGCACATGGGAAGGTCACCTTAGTACGCTTTTACATACCCGAAAATGCTCGCTGGGAAACAGTTCGCCGGCAAACGAGCCATCTTGGAGAATACCTCACCGATGCCGTTCGCGCATTAGCACGGGAAAACCCTGTCCTTGCTGGTGTGATTGACATCGTGGACTTTAACGCTACAGCCGCGGGACAACGCATCGTGCCCGATGAATACCTAGCTCGCCTCATCAACGTCCTTTCGCGTTACCGCCTAGGCTTAGGGGACGTAGAACCCGATATCCTTGGTCGCGCCTATGAGTATCTGCTACGCAAGTTCGCCGAAGACCAAGGGCAGTCTGCCGGCGAGTTCTACACGCCGCGCGAGGTGGGCGTACTCATGGCACGCCTGCTGGAGCCCGAGCCGGGTATGATGGTCTACGACCCCACCTGCGGCTCTGGGGGTTTGCTCATCAAGTGTCACCTGCGGCTTCTCGAGCGGTTTGGGAAGCAGGAGAATGGCCGGCTGAAGCTACCGACCAATATAGCACCCCTGCACGTCTTTGGGCAGGAGATCAACCCCGCCACCTTCGCCATCGCGCGCATGAACGCTGTCATCCACGACATCCAAGCCGATATCCGCATCGGCGACACCATGCGCCAGCCGGCGTTTAAAGGCCAAGGGGGGGGTTTGCAGACCTTCGACCTGGTGGTGGCAAATCCGATGTGGAACCAGAAGTTCCCGCAAGAGCTCTACAAAAACGACCCCTACAACCGTTTCTGCTACGGCGCCCCGCCAAGCTCATCCGCTGATTGGGGCTGGCTGCAGCACATGCTTGCCTCGCTCAATGAGCGCGGGCGCATGGCAGTTGTGCTCGACACGGGTGCCGTTTCGCGCGGCAGCGGCAACCAGGGCTCCAACCGCGAGCGCGACATCCGTAAAGCGTTCGTGGAAGCCGATCTCATCGAGGCGGTCATCCTGCTCCCGGAGAACCTCTTTTACAACACTACCGCGCCGGGCGTGATCATCGTCGTCAACCGCCGCAAGCGCTACCCAGGCCAAATCTTGCTCATCAACGCCAGCCAGCTCTTCGCCAAGGGCAGACCCAAGAACTACCTGACGGAGGAGCACATCGAGACCATTGCCAGCATCTACCATGCGTGGGGCGATCCCGCGGGGGCGAATCGTGATGCGCCCCTCCATGCCATCATCACCCGCGAGGAGGCGGCGCGCAATGACTACAACCTCTCGCCCAGCCGCTATGTGAGCATCAGCGGCAGCGAAGAAGTGCTGCCGTTGGAGGAAGCACTCGTGCGACTGGAGGAAGCGGAAGAAGAACGCGCCGAAGCTGAACGTGCGCTCCAAGCCGTACTGCAACAACTGGGACTGCGATGA